TTGGTCGCCCAAGTCAAGCGATCGCAACTTCCAGTTGACGCCGCCGTCGCTCGTTTCTAAGACAGTAGACTGTTTACCAACGAGCCAACCATGTTGGGCATCCTCAGCAAAGGCAATGTCGAGGAGGGTGGCATCGGTTGGAATACTGACTGTATGCCAAGCGTTGGTGGCCGTTCCTTCTAGATATGCTTTGGTGCAGCCGCTTGTGAGCAACAGGGCAACACACAGAATGACAAATCGAGCGATGGACTTAGGAAAGGACAGCATGATCAATGGGTCTAAGGATTAAGCAATTCTGAACACCGGATGGGCTCCTGTGGGGAGCAGCGATCGCCCTTGATAGGGATGTTTTCTACTTCAGACCATAAAGGCTGAGGAAAAACAAGACGCCAATTCCCAAGGCACTAAAAATGAGAATATTTTTTTGCCCCGGGGTGAGGCGATTCACACCTAGCCCGTAACCTAGGTTTTCTTTAAAGCCAGATGGGTTGCCTGTGGGGCCAATATTGCTGAACTGGCTAGCTCGAGCTGAGCAGACCGGGCATCGCCAAACAATAGATAGATCCTCAAACGGAGTGCCTGGCTCAACTGACCGTCCGTCTCCCTTCACTGGCTCGTACACATAGCCACAGGAGCGACATTCATAACGATCTAAATCTTTAGGATCTAAAGGAGCAGTGGTATTCTCAGCGGACTCGCCTGCCTGACCGGTTGCGTCAGCAGCCGGAGTTGGATTTGTCTCGCCGGAGTCGGCAGCGTCAGTAGTCATGGCTCTACCCTCTGTACGGACAACATTAAAATCTCTGTTAAAGATTATGACATAGAGCGCTGCTCAACCTAAATCATTTCATCAGGCATATAGAAATATGAGAGAGTGAACCTGGGAATGCTAGGATGCTCGTTGCTCGATCGGCCTACGAAACAGCACCCACAGCCTGTCTGTTGATAATTCCCTGTATCCCCTGGAGAGACGATGACTCAGACCTATCACGCCCGAATTTATGTCACCCTGCGTCCTTCGGTGCTCGATCCTGCTGGGACAGCCGTCCAGTCTGGCCTGAAGCATCTTGGCTACGATAATGTAGAGGGTGTGCGGATTGGTAAATATGTGGAGCTGACGCTCCAGGCTGGCACGGCTGAGGAGGCCGAGGGGCAGCTCGATCGCATGTGTGATCAACTGCTGGCCAATCCAGTCATTGAAAACTATCGGTTCGAGTTGGTGGATGCGATCGCTCCGGCGTCTGTATCGAAGTAGTAGAGGATCCCTGCATGAAATTTGGCGTCATTGTCTTCCCTGGATCAAATTGCGATCGCGATGTGGCCATGGTCACCCAGGGGTTGCTCGGCCAGCCTACCCGTATGGTCTGGCACCAAGATCGGGATATTGATGATCTTGATGTGATGGTGGTGCCCGGTGGCTTTAGCTATGGAGACTACCTACGCTGTGGGGCGATCGCCCGCTTTTCCCCTGCCATTCAAGCTACCCTAGACCATG
The sequence above is a segment of the Candidatus Obscuribacterales bacterium genome. Coding sequences within it:
- a CDS encoding rubredoxin — encoded protein: MTTDAADSGETNPTPAADATGQAGESAENTTAPLDPKDLDRYECRSCGYVYEPVKGDGRSVEPGTPFEDLSIVWRCPVCSARASQFSNIGPTGNPSGFKENLGYGLGVNRLTPGQKNILIFSALGIGVLFFLSLYGLK
- the purS gene encoding phosphoribosylformylglycinamidine synthase subunit PurS — its product is MTQTYHARIYVTLRPSVLDPAGTAVQSGLKHLGYDNVEGVRIGKYVELTLQAGTAEEAEGQLDRMCDQLLANPVIENYRFELVDAIAPASVSK